Proteins encoded in a region of the Canis lupus familiaris isolate Mischka breed German Shepherd chromosome 1, alternate assembly UU_Cfam_GSD_1.0, whole genome shotgun sequence genome:
- the HRC gene encoding sarcoplasmic reticulum histidine-rich calcium-binding protein produces the protein MGHHGSWLHTTLLWAAVASLLLPPAMTQQLRGAGPGPSHWHNNAGVVGPPEEMVGNSGHPIHSHRGREDENKDVSTENEHQFWSHRDHREENGDVSGEYSHGPQDHRYQDHEVRDKNVLHEEVFTEHVREAHGHGGHDNEPVGDSHEHGHHFPNHRSHSQQDEDEDEVVSSEYRHHIIRHGRGGHREEDDEDEEEEVVSTEYGHQAHSHGGHRKEEDEDVSDEHPHDVPSHGHQGHEEEEDDEDVSTEYGHRPHRYHGHGREEDEDVSDEHPHHVPSHRHQGHGGEEDDEDVSTEYGHQPHRYHGHGREEDEDVSDEHPHHVPSHGHQGHGEEEDDEDVSTEYGHQPHRYHGHGREEDEDVSDEYPHHVPSHGHRSHEEQEEEEDDDDDDAMSTEYGHHAHRHLGHGKEEDEDVSDEHHHHIPGHGHQGHRDKDEDEVVSTEHWHQIPRHTHGLGDEKEEEISAKFSHHVASSQPPGAKNTEEEDFSDEYKSAVPDRHHHRVPEEEDISDSLGHQAPSHRQQGHQDEGTGHRGSSKDEISHQPPEHMGVKDRSHLRERDSEEEEEEEDQGSHEEDDESSEWGEGGTRHGSLDHKDEEDEEEGHGLSLSQEEEEEEEEEESREERALLNQEHREGEEEEEELEEEELPFTIIPDPMARREVPGGGSSEEQSGEDTDLQGAQEYGNYQPGSLCGYCSFCNRCTECENCHCDEENMGEHCDQCQHCQFCYLCPLVCETICSPGSYVDYFSSSLYQALADMLETPEP, from the exons ATGGGCCACCATGGGTCATGGCTGCACACTACTCTCCTCTGGGCTGCCGTGgccagcctgctcctccccccagccaTGACCCAGCAGCTGAGAGGGGCCGGACCGGGCCCCAGCCACTGGCACAACAATGCGGGAGTCGTGGGGCCCCCGGAGGAGATGGTAGGCAACTCTGGCCATCCCATCCACAGCCACAGAGGCCGTGAAGACGAGAACAAGGATGTTTCTACAGAGAATGAACATCAGTTCTGGAGCCACAGAGACCACAGAGAAGAGAATGGAGATGTCTCTGGGGAATACAGCCACGGACCCCAAGACCACAGGTACCAAGACCATGAGGTCAGAGACAAGAATGTCCTCCATGAGGAGGTCTTCACAGAGCATGTTCGGGAGGCCCATGGGCACGGAGGCCATGACAATGAACCTGTGGGTGACTCACACGAGCACGGGCACCACTTCCCCAACCACAGAAGCCACAGCCAACAGGACGAGGACGAGGATGAAGTTGTGTCCAGCGAGTATCGCCATCATATCATCAGGCATGGACGTGGAGGCCACAgagaagaagatgatgaagatgaggaagaagaggttGTCTCCACTGAGTATGGACACCAGGCCCACAGTCATGGAGGCCACAGGAAGGAAGAGGATGAGGATGTCTCAGATGAACATCCCCATGATGTCCCCAGCCATGGACACCAAGGccacgaagaagaagaagatgatgaggATGTCTCCACAGAGTATGGACATCGGCCCCACAGGTACCATGGCCACGGGAGGGAAGAGGATGAAGATGTCTCAGATGAACATCCCCATCATGTCCCCAGCCACAGACACCAAGGCCATGGAGGAGAAGAAGATGATGAGGATGTCTCCACAGAGTATGGACACCAGCCCCACAGGTACCATGGCCACGGGAGGGAAGAGGATGAAGACGTCTCAGATGAACATCCCCATCATGTCCCCAGCCATGGACACCAAGGCCAtggagaagaagaagatgatgaggATGTCTCCACAGAGTATGGACACCAGCCCCACAGGTACCATGGCCACGGGAGGGAAGAGGATGAAGACGTCTCAGATGAATATCCTCATCATGTCCCCAGCCATGGACACCGAAGCCacgaagaacaagaagaagaagaagatgatgatgatgatgatgctatGTCCACTGAGTACGGACACCATGCCCACAGGCACCTAGGCCATGGGAAGGAAGAGGATGAAGACGTCTCAGATGAACACCATCATCATATCCCTGGCCACGGACACCAAGGCCACAGAGACAAAGATGAGGATGAGGTTGTGTCCACCGAACATTGGCACCAGATTCCCAGACACACTCACGGCCTTGGagatgagaaggaggaggagatctCAGCCAAGTTCAGCCACCACGTTGCAAGCTCCCAACCCCCAGGCGCCAAGAACACTGAGGAGGAGGACTTCTCAGATGAATACAAGTCAGCAGTCCCTGACCGTCACCACCACAGAGTCCCTGAGGAAGAGGACATCTCTGACAGTCTTGGCCACCAAGCTCCCAGCCACAGGCAACAAGGCCACCAAGATGAAGGAACTGGCCACAGAGGGTCCAGCAAAGATGAGATTAGCCACCAGCCCCCAGAACACATGGGGGTCAAGGATAGAAgccatttgagggagagagattctgaggaggaagaggaggaagaggaccaGGGCTCCCACGAGGAAGATGATGAAAGTTCAGAATGGGGAGAAGGTGGCACCCGCCATGGCAGCCTGGACCACAAGGATgaagaagatgaggaggaaggTCACGGCCTCAGTCTgagccaggaggaagaggaagaagaagaagaggaggagagtaGGGAAGAGAGGGCCCTACTGAACCAGGAGCAccgggagggggaagaggaggaggaggagctggaggaagaggagctCCCCTTCACCATCATCCCTGACCCAATGGCCAGGAGGGAGGTGCCTGGAGGTGGTTCCAGTGAGGAGCAGAGTGGCGAGGACACGG ATCTGCAGGGTGCCCAGGAGTACGGGAACTACCAGCCTGGGTCCCTGTGTGGCTACTGCTCTTTCTGCAAT AGATGCACTGAATGTGAGAACTGTCACTGCGATGAGGAGAACATGGGAGAGCACTGCGACCAGTGTCAG cactgccAGTTCTGCTACCTCTGCCCGCTGGTCTGCGAAACGATCTGCTCTCCAG GAAGCTACGTCGactatttctcctcctccctgtaCCA AGCCCTGGCGGATATGCTGGAAACTCCGGAACCCTAA